Proteins from one Bacteroides mediterraneensis genomic window:
- a CDS encoding glycosyltransferase family 2 protein, with product MKEYIEGLISIIIPVYNASAVIQKCLESINRQTYRKLEILFVDDCCTDDSMDKLNDFLRRNITDLKIKCIHHERNRGVAAARNTGLDNATGEYIYYLDADDFMENNAIELMYREAERCQADITGCEWYLSFQKNERHMIQADANNGDELFVKMARGVIRWNLWLFLVRRSLYEQNSIRFMEGMNMGEDMMVMMKLALCSGKTVIMHIPLYHYVQTKSDSLTKTWSNGYQQQIDANVKEVENYIRVNRNDISLKKELDYLKLNIKLPFLISLSSQDYEKWQNWFPEANKNIMGNKDISLRTRLLQFAASKHLYGLIKLYNILVIKVVYGILYK from the coding sequence ATGAAAGAATATATCGAAGGACTGATATCCATAATAATTCCGGTATATAATGCATCGGCAGTAATACAAAAATGTCTGGAATCTATAAACAGACAGACATACAGAAAACTGGAAATATTGTTTGTGGATGATTGCTGTACGGATGATTCGATGGATAAACTGAATGATTTTCTGAGACGGAATATTACAGACCTGAAAATAAAATGTATTCATCATGAACGAAATCGTGGTGTAGCCGCTGCAAGAAACACTGGACTGGATAATGCCACAGGCGAATATATATATTATCTTGATGCTGATGATTTTATGGAAAACAATGCCATAGAACTGATGTATAGAGAGGCAGAAAGATGTCAAGCAGATATAACAGGTTGTGAATGGTATTTGTCTTTTCAGAAGAATGAACGGCACATGATACAGGCAGACGCAAACAACGGCGACGAACTTTTTGTGAAAATGGCAAGAGGGGTGATACGTTGGAATTTGTGGCTGTTCTTGGTCAGAAGGTCATTGTATGAACAGAACTCTATCCGCTTCATGGAAGGAATGAATATGGGAGAAGATATGATGGTGATGATGAAGCTGGCATTATGTTCCGGGAAAACCGTGATTATGCATATACCTTTATATCATTATGTTCAAACAAAGTCTGATTCACTGACAAAGACTTGGTCGAACGGGTATCAGCAACAAATTGACGCTAATGTCAAGGAGGTGGAAAACTATATCAGAGTCAACAGAAATGACATTTCACTGAAAAAAGAACTCGATTATCTAAAATTGAACATAAAATTACCTTTTCTGATTTCTTTGTCAAGCCAAGATTATGAGAAATGGCAAAACTGGTTTCCTGAGGCAAATAAGAATATTATGGGGAATAAGGACATTTCCTTACGTACCCGATTGCTCCAATTTGCAGCTTCAAAACACTTATATGGACTTATAAAGTTATATAACATTTTGGTAATTAAAGTTGTTTACGGCATATTGTATAAATAA
- a CDS encoding glycosyltransferase: MYNPKISIIVPVYNVSQYITKCLDSICGQTYKHIELILVDDCGSDDSMTIVQDYLTSHTFIDAHIIFHQKNRGLSAARNSGMEKASGEYVYFLDSDDYIIPDCIEALVKPLQNKKYDVVVGDYQYSNGEKSDLKLHNVEWSGQQILDSYANGLWYVMAWNKLCRKDFLLDNCLTFEEGYLHEDVIWSFKLACKAQSMYIIDKVTYHYLVRSSSIMTSMSIEHDVTVYLKAFDKIIDFIKAEGRILGVSEYKIIEGKKCGILYSLLQKKEIGLYNKYYKDFYLQRYVSPLIAYRKHIINFSYLLRDLHYCMPAWLGRLYKRLFFNMLYAWRGKKIEGAVW, encoded by the coding sequence ATGTATAATCCTAAGATTTCAATTATAGTACCGGTCTATAACGTAAGCCAATATATCACAAAATGTCTCGATTCAATTTGTGGACAGACATATAAACATATTGAACTTATACTTGTGGATGATTGTGGCTCAGACGATAGCATGACTATTGTTCAGGACTATTTGACCAGTCATACTTTTATAGATGCCCATATCATCTTTCATCAGAAAAACAGAGGCTTGTCTGCTGCCAGAAACTCAGGCATGGAAAAAGCATCAGGGGAATATGTCTATTTCTTGGATAGTGATGATTATATCATCCCTGATTGTATAGAAGCTTTGGTAAAGCCTTTACAGAATAAAAAATATGATGTGGTAGTGGGTGACTATCAATATTCTAATGGCGAAAAGTCTGATTTGAAGTTGCATAATGTAGAATGGTCCGGTCAACAGATTTTAGACTCTTACGCCAATGGATTATGGTATGTGATGGCATGGAATAAACTTTGCCGGAAAGATTTCTTGTTGGATAACTGCTTGACTTTTGAAGAAGGTTATTTGCATGAAGATGTAATCTGGAGCTTTAAATTAGCATGTAAGGCTCAGTCAATGTACATCATAGATAAGGTTACTTATCATTATCTTGTCAGAAGTTCGTCTATTATGACAAGTATGTCTATAGAACATGACGTAACCGTTTATCTGAAGGCTTTTGACAAAATCATCGATTTTATTAAAGCTGAAGGAAGAATATTGGGCGTTTCTGAGTATAAGATAATTGAAGGAAAAAAGTGTGGCATACTGTATTCATTGCTTCAGAAGAAAGAAATTGGTCTGTATAATAAATATTATAAAGATTTTTATTTGCAGAGATATGTGTCTCCGTTGATAGCCTATAGAAAACACATTATAAATTTCTCCTATCTATTGAGAGATTTGCATTATTGTATGCCAGCTTGGCTGGGGCGACTTTATAAAAGGTTATTTTTCAATATGCTCTATGCCTGGCGTGGAAAGAAGATAGAAGGAGCTGTATGGTAA
- a CDS encoding beta-1,6-N-acetylglucosaminyltransferase encodes MKHAYLIIAHNELELLKNLIFILDDERNDIYIHFDAKLNKLPELSVSKSKLYILEKRINVCWADFSVVEAELALLRAAYSNHHYAYYHLLSGVDLPLKSQDYIHDFFDKNAGQEFIDICLYDVSTEMGRKMMRWHLFPKDFKNVGRFAFITRLMRATFIRIQEGIGIKRNKHIDFRKGSQWASITSDFTEYLLSRENIIRKIYSHTFCPDEVFIQTECWNSEFRHKLHDYSPNYRGHMRLIDWRRGNPYVWRDEDYDELIHSDRIFARKFSSKYMGIVRKITDAVCCKN; translated from the coding sequence ATGAAACACGCATATTTGATCATAGCACATAATGAACTGGAATTATTGAAAAATCTAATTTTCATATTGGATGATGAACGCAATGATATTTATATTCATTTTGATGCTAAATTGAATAAATTACCAGAGCTGTCAGTATCTAAGTCGAAGTTATATATTCTTGAGAAGAGAATCAATGTTTGTTGGGCGGATTTTAGTGTAGTAGAAGCTGAACTTGCTCTATTACGAGCTGCGTATTCAAATCATCATTACGCTTATTATCATTTATTGTCAGGTGTAGACCTTCCGTTGAAAAGCCAGGATTACATCCATGATTTTTTTGATAAGAATGCAGGACAAGAATTCATAGACATTTGTTTGTATGATGTGTCGACTGAGATGGGGCGAAAGATGATGCGATGGCATTTGTTCCCAAAAGATTTTAAGAATGTAGGAAGATTTGCCTTTATAACAAGATTGATGCGTGCCACATTCATTCGCATTCAAGAAGGTATAGGAATAAAAAGAAATAAACATATTGATTTCCGCAAAGGCTCTCAATGGGCAAGCATTACGTCTGATTTTACAGAGTATCTGTTATCAAGGGAAAATATAATTAGAAAAATCTATTCTCATACCTTTTGTCCCGATGAAGTCTTTATCCAGACAGAATGTTGGAATTCTGAATTTCGTCACAAACTCCATGACTATTCTCCCAATTATAGAGGACACATGAGGTTAATAGATTGGCGAAGAGGCAATCCTTATGTATGGCGTGATGAGGATTATGATGAGCTGATACATTCAGACAGAATATTTGCAAGAAAGTTCTCATCAAAATATATGGGGATTGTAAGAAAAATAACGGATGCGGTTTGTTGTAAAAACTAA
- a CDS encoding glycosyltransferase family 2 protein, with translation MCCISVIVPVYNSEKTLARCVDSILSQTFSDFELLLVDDGSTDSSGKMCDDYALKDHRVHVFHKKNGGVSSARNLGLDHANGKWIAFCDSDDYVDSCWLSTFIESCKDEVKIVVQSTGISNSKKNRPFEGTVSDFLELFYDVYVIGYVWNKLFRKDIIVADHLHFDESFVFLEDEMFVCKYLQYINHVTFIPEITYHYEIPDFRNKYKGDNFEPYYIIYGIIELINSKAPMPNTIEHYIKLLRRSLFDSFLKGDSDRMSKLLRYQQILSDNSSVLKSFPFVWRMILGCPHHLAYIMLNLMASLRRII, from the coding sequence ATGTGTTGTATTTCGGTAATAGTTCCAGTTTATAATTCCGAGAAAACATTGGCTCGTTGCGTGGACAGTATTTTATCACAGACATTCTCTGATTTTGAATTGCTGCTTGTTGATGACGGAAGTACAGATTCTTCAGGAAAAATGTGTGATGATTATGCATTAAAGGATCATCGAGTACATGTTTTTCATAAAAAAAACGGTGGAGTAAGTTCTGCCAGAAATTTGGGCTTGGATCATGCAAATGGCAAATGGATTGCCTTTTGTGATTCAGATGATTATGTGGATAGCTGTTGGTTGAGTACTTTTATAGAATCTTGTAAAGATGAAGTGAAAATAGTTGTACAATCAACAGGTATTTCAAATAGTAAAAAGAATCGTCCGTTTGAAGGAACTGTTTCAGATTTCCTCGAATTATTCTATGATGTTTATGTTATAGGATACGTTTGGAATAAGTTGTTTCGAAAGGATATAATTGTTGCAGACCATCTTCATTTTGATGAGTCGTTTGTATTTCTCGAAGATGAAATGTTTGTATGTAAATATTTGCAATACATTAATCATGTAACTTTTATTCCAGAAATTACTTATCATTATGAAATACCAGACTTCCGTAACAAATATAAAGGTGATAATTTTGAGCCCTATTATATTATTTATGGCATTATCGAGCTTATCAATTCCAAAGCTCCTATGCCTAATACAATTGAGCACTATATAAAATTATTACGTAGATCCCTATTTGATTCCTTTTTAAAAGGAGATTCAGACAGGATGAGTAAACTATTGAGATATCAACAAATATTATCTGATAATTCAAGCGTCTTGAAATCATTTCCTTTTGTTTGGCGTATGATTTTGGGATGCCCCCATCACCTCGCATATATAATGCTAAATTTAATGGCCAGTTTGCGACGGATTATATAA
- a CDS encoding glycosyltransferase, which yields MRRILFLMPAMLNGGAEKVLIDILKHFDYTKYNVSLLLECKEGPYINDIPDEVELIYLHKKNLWIERLYRYMIMLHCKWLVYQILCRLPLLWSLRGRHFDTIVSFMEGMAVRMHSYISDKADRNISWVHIDFKKKHWSLDFFSNEQDEYECYQKMDKIIFVSRDAKDRFKEIYKFEDHKLEVVYNLIDCDEIKKLADSKIVEKKKFTICMVGRLNQQKRYDRAIEAISLLKAEHYDFELWILGSGELETDLRKKVQDRNLTNVVSFKGFIKPVYPYLKVADLLLNTSESEGYPLTICEALCLGRPVVATNITGANEIISASGAGILVDETPVSIYKGLKRIMDDTALRKEYSEKAIKYSRSFSVQESMQRIYNLI from the coding sequence ATGAGACGTATTCTTTTTCTTATGCCTGCCATGCTAAATGGAGGAGCGGAGAAAGTTCTTATAGACATTCTGAAGCATTTTGATTACACTAAATATAATGTGTCTCTCTTGCTTGAATGTAAGGAAGGACCATATATCAATGATATACCGGATGAAGTGGAACTGATATATTTGCATAAGAAGAATCTGTGGATAGAGCGACTTTATAGGTATATGATTATGCTGCATTGTAAATGGCTTGTATATCAGATTCTGTGTCGCTTACCTTTATTATGGAGTTTGAGAGGACGCCATTTTGACACCATTGTTTCTTTTATGGAAGGAATGGCTGTAAGGATGCATTCTTACATATCTGATAAGGCAGATAGAAATATATCCTGGGTGCATATTGACTTTAAAAAGAAACATTGGTCTCTTGATTTTTTTAGCAATGAGCAAGATGAGTATGAATGTTACCAGAAGATGGATAAAATCATATTCGTATCGCGGGATGCAAAAGACCGATTTAAGGAGATATATAAATTTGAAGATCATAAATTAGAGGTAGTCTATAATCTGATTGATTGTGATGAGATTAAAAAGCTTGCAGATTCAAAAATTGTAGAGAAGAAAAAGTTCACCATTTGTATGGTTGGGCGATTAAATCAGCAGAAACGGTATGACCGAGCTATTGAGGCTATAAGCCTGCTTAAGGCTGAACATTATGATTTTGAATTGTGGATTTTAGGTAGTGGTGAGTTAGAGACCGATTTACGTAAAAAGGTACAAGATAGGAATCTCACAAATGTGGTTTCTTTTAAAGGATTTATCAAACCTGTTTATCCCTATTTAAAAGTAGCAGACTTATTGCTAAACACTTCTGAATCTGAAGGTTATCCCTTAACAATATGCGAAGCCTTGTGTTTGGGGCGTCCTGTTGTTGCAACGAATATTACAGGTGCCAATGAAATTATTTCAGCCTCTGGCGCCGGTATTTTGGTTGATGAAACCCCGGTCAGCATTTATAAAGGTCTTAAACGAATCATGGATGATACGGCTTTAAGAAAAGAATATTCAGAAAAAGCCATAAAATATTCACGGTCGTTTAGTGTGCAAGAGTCTATGCAACGTATATATAATTTAATCTGA
- a CDS encoding acyltransferase yields MAERNIQSRCLDFMRFPLAVFVVTVHVFNNNKVIIGGHTFNPANISIFGDVMLFIESFIRGISVPVFFFISGYVFFYGIDDFTKQRYIKKLRNRIKTLLIPYLIWNFMEIVVGLIKCFYGGNGFATYKTTLNLTLENLLSSFWAYNGHLFISVPNNTTEAATFLSGDPINTPLWFVRDLMIVALFSPVLYYLIRRAKFYFVLVLAAIWLFPTLRFGSYGFSEAFLFFTLGAYLCINKRDIIFQQKTLKLLSILVYPISSILYFYVVKNGYHEWTFGLKTISILGFLFFAYNLSKWLLEHGVKHSAFLSSACFFIYISHVLITQRVTKLMYMILRPSSDYSYVLVYILSVGVTVGSLLILYELMKKYIPSVLTFVTGRRL; encoded by the coding sequence ATGGCAGAAAGAAATATACAATCGAGATGTCTTGATTTTATGAGATTTCCACTTGCTGTGTTTGTTGTGACAGTTCATGTATTTAATAATAATAAAGTTATTATCGGAGGTCATACATTTAATCCTGCTAATATAAGTATCTTTGGAGATGTAATGTTATTTATTGAATCTTTTATCAGAGGAATCAGTGTCCCGGTGTTCTTTTTTATTTCTGGTTATGTATTCTTTTATGGAATAGATGATTTCACAAAACAAAGATATATTAAAAAACTTCGTAATAGAATAAAAACATTATTGATTCCATATTTGATTTGGAATTTTATGGAAATCGTTGTAGGACTTATAAAATGCTTTTATGGTGGCAATGGCTTTGCAACATATAAAACAACATTAAATTTGACACTGGAAAATCTATTGTCAAGTTTTTGGGCTTATAATGGACATTTATTCATTTCTGTTCCAAATAATACTACAGAAGCAGCAACATTTTTAAGTGGTGATCCTATAAATACTCCACTATGGTTTGTTCGTGATTTGATGATAGTTGCTTTATTTTCACCAGTATTGTATTATTTAATTCGTCGTGCAAAGTTTTATTTTGTTTTGGTATTAGCTGCCATTTGGCTTTTCCCAACTTTGCGTTTCGGGTCATACGGCTTTTCAGAGGCTTTTTTGTTTTTCACATTGGGAGCCTATCTCTGTATTAATAAAAGAGACATCATATTTCAACAAAAAACGCTTAAATTATTGTCTATATTGGTTTATCCAATATCATCCATCTTATACTTTTATGTAGTAAAGAACGGATATCATGAATGGACTTTCGGACTAAAAACTATTAGTATCTTAGGCTTTTTGTTTTTTGCATATAATTTATCCAAGTGGTTGTTAGAGCATGGAGTAAAACATAGTGCTTTTTTATCTTCTGCATGTTTCTTTATCTACATTAGTCATGTATTGATAACTCAAAGGGTGACAAAATTGATGTATATGATTTTACGTCCCAGTAGTGATTATAGTTATGTTCTTGTATATATATTAAGTGTGGGTGTGACAGTCGGCTCGTTGTTAATACTTTATGAGCTGATGAAAAAATATATCCCGTCGGTTCTTACCTTTGTTACGGGAAGAAGACTGTAG
- a CDS encoding glycosyl transferase family 2, whose product MYSAVIRTLGRGGEYYQKTLNSLIGQTLPPLSIIVYIAEGYPLPSETVGVERYIYVKKGMVAQRALPYNEVNTEFILFLDDDVYLPPTSVETLYRELQQYKGDVISPYVFYNHKKSIKEKIRLSVFGREVCRLFGNRWGFKVLPTAGFSYINNPKKAVYESQTNAGPCFLCRKEDFLNIKYEDELWLDETPYAFPDDQVMFYKMYLNGLKILTSYDSEIVHLDAGSSTGGSVDRTCKVIYSEYRNKIIFWHRFIFMPEKNIIKKMWSVFAIFYTYGIQTLKFSINAIMGNKESFKAFTNGTKAALLYLKDMEYKKLKIIVKRK is encoded by the coding sequence ATGTACTCGGCTGTAATAAGAACACTAGGAAGGGGAGGAGAATATTATCAGAAAACATTGAATTCACTTATAGGACAAACTTTGCCCCCTTTATCTATAATTGTGTATATAGCAGAAGGTTATCCATTGCCATCAGAAACGGTAGGAGTGGAACGTTATATTTATGTAAAAAAGGGAATGGTTGCTCAACGGGCATTACCTTATAATGAGGTTAATACTGAGTTCATTTTGTTTCTAGATGATGATGTTTATTTACCTCCCACAAGCGTCGAGACCTTATACCGTGAGCTTCAACAATATAAAGGAGATGTTATATCTCCGTATGTCTTCTATAATCATAAGAAGTCGATAAAAGAGAAAATCCGACTGTCTGTTTTTGGACGTGAGGTATGCCGTTTGTTTGGTAACAGATGGGGATTTAAGGTGTTGCCAACGGCTGGCTTTTCATATATAAATAACCCGAAAAAAGCGGTATATGAATCTCAAACTAATGCAGGTCCATGTTTTTTATGCAGAAAAGAAGATTTTCTGAATATTAAATATGAAGACGAATTATGGTTAGACGAGACACCGTATGCTTTTCCTGATGATCAGGTGATGTTTTACAAAATGTATCTAAATGGTCTTAAGATTCTTACATCTTATGATTCAGAAATAGTTCATCTTGATGCTGGTTCTTCAACTGGAGGAAGTGTGGATAGAACATGTAAAGTTATTTATTCTGAGTACAGAAACAAAATCATCTTTTGGCATCGTTTTATATTTATGCCGGAAAAGAATATAATTAAGAAGATGTGGTCTGTGTTTGCAATATTTTATACTTATGGAATACAGACATTAAAATTTTCTATAAATGCTATAATGGGAAATAAAGAATCTTTTAAGGCTTTCACTAATGGAACAAAAGCAGCTTTGTTATATTTAAAAGATATGGAATATAAGAAACTAAAAATAATTGTAAAGAGGAAATAA
- a CDS encoding glycosyltransferase family 2 protein, translated as MNPLISIIVPVYNSEKTLDRCINSILEQTFQNWELLLINDGSTDRSREICDEYTLKDKRIKTIHKENGGVSSARNKGIKCSKGDYILMLDSDDSLELNTCESLMIMSEEKKADCIVFGFKQSSGSIWTASENKDYNSVSDFKKDFSYWLSTELLSSSVNKLYKKSLIRHLYPENISFGEDLIFCLSYLKQCHSISFITDTFYLHNNLNTNSICHTFSEHRILEIELWQTAVLDYIGNDLDEKLYRKYLKDILFYVKGLYGCEFISYSEKKNILNKWSEGSYFFKKNIPSPNNRIDDFIFFCLKNKIWYLPYLMLKLKHVFERRF; from the coding sequence ATGAATCCTCTAATTTCTATTATTGTTCCTGTTTATAATTCAGAAAAGACTCTTGACCGATGTATTAATAGCATTCTAGAACAGACTTTCCAGAATTGGGAATTGTTGCTGATAAATGACGGTAGTACAGACCGGTCCAGAGAAATTTGTGATGAATATACTTTAAAAGATAAAAGAATTAAGACTATCCATAAAGAAAATGGAGGTGTGTCGTCTGCCCGCAACAAGGGTATAAAATGTTCCAAGGGTGATTATATTTTAATGTTGGATAGTGATGATTCTTTAGAACTCAATACTTGTGAGAGCCTTATGATAATGTCCGAAGAAAAAAAAGCAGATTGTATTGTATTTGGATTTAAACAAAGTAGTGGAAGTATATGGACTGCAAGCGAAAATAAAGATTATAATTCTGTTTCGGACTTTAAAAAAGATTTTAGCTATTGGTTGTCTACAGAACTTTTAAGTTCTTCTGTTAATAAGTTGTATAAGAAAAGTTTGATACGGCATTTATATCCTGAGAATATATCATTTGGGGAAGATTTGATTTTTTGCTTGTCTTATTTAAAGCAATGTCATAGTATTTCTTTTATAACAGATACTTTCTATCTTCATAATAATTTGAATACAAATTCTATTTGTCATACATTTTCGGAACATAGAATTCTTGAAATAGAGCTTTGGCAGACAGCTGTTCTTGATTATATAGGTAATGATTTAGATGAAAAGTTGTACCGAAAATATCTAAAGGACATTCTATTTTATGTTAAAGGACTTTATGGTTGTGAATTTATATCCTATTCTGAGAAAAAAAATATTTTGAATAAATGGAGTGAAGGGTCATATTTTTTTAAGAAGAATATACCATCTCCTAATAATAGGATCGATGACTTTATATTTTTTTGCTTAAAAAATAAGATTTGGTATCTTCCCTATCTTATGTTAAAACTCAAACATGTATTTGAAAGACGGTTTTGA
- a CDS encoding beta-1,6-N-acetylglucosaminyltransferase has product MKHAFLIIAHNELRILNILLTMLDDSRNDIYLHLDKKWKLNIQNLHYPQKAQLFLIEKRMDIRWGDISLIKLEFRLFRMAFANGPYLYYHLLSGVDLPIKSQDYIHEFFQKNYGKEFVGFAQGEDNKIDCYNKVMKFHLFSRHFQSSNKLLVHSRIWLERILNKILTRNSSITFKKGAQWVSFTNGCCQYILSKEKSILKRFKYTKCGDEIFLQTLVYNSPFYERCYNVCDEYIGNQREIDWKRGNPYNWTIEDKDFLSHSNKLFARKIIGKNIDLALYIQKLFCNN; this is encoded by the coding sequence ATGAAACATGCTTTTCTTATAATCGCTCACAACGAGTTAAGAATATTGAATATACTCTTGACTATGTTAGATGATTCAAGAAACGATATCTACCTTCATTTGGATAAAAAATGGAAACTGAATATTCAGAACTTGCATTATCCCCAAAAGGCGCAACTTTTTCTTATAGAAAAAAGGATGGATATTCGATGGGGGGACATATCATTAATAAAACTTGAATTCAGACTATTTCGGATGGCGTTTGCTAATGGCCCTTACTTATATTATCATTTGCTCTCAGGTGTAGACTTGCCTATCAAGTCCCAAGATTATATTCATGAATTCTTTCAAAAGAACTATGGAAAAGAATTTGTCGGTTTTGCTCAAGGTGAAGATAATAAAATTGACTGCTATAATAAAGTAATGAAGTTCCATCTATTCTCAAGACATTTTCAGAGCTCTAACAAATTACTAGTACATAGCCGAATTTGGCTAGAACGTATATTAAATAAGATTCTTACAAGGAATTCATCGATAACCTTTAAAAAAGGAGCACAATGGGTCAGCTTCACCAATGGATGTTGCCAATATATACTGAGTAAAGAAAAAAGCATCTTAAAAAGATTCAAATATACAAAATGTGGTGATGAGATTTTTCTTCAAACTTTGGTCTATAATTCTCCCTTTTATGAAAGATGCTACAATGTATGCGATGAGTATATAGGCAACCAAAGGGAAATAGACTGGAAAAGAGGAAATCCCTATAATTGGACGATAGAAGACAAAGATTTCCTATCACACAGCAATAAACTTTTTGCAAGAAAGATTATTGGAAAAAATATAGATCTGGCTTTATACATACAAAAATTATTCTGCAATAACTGA
- a CDS encoding acyltransferase, translating into MRNLQVSYFRVGAMMIVIIYHCLCYYGVWADSPITNPIYVGLCKFMNSIDMPVFFIISGFLYADKLLNTGKYNNSKDFLKKKVKRLLIPYLFWGIAINILFINRYHFISMLDGLSHLWFLLTLLVIFIIVHLMRKKWIVMKISSLCILIFILLLITPLRILIPFDFLSIKQILQYLPYFFIGIIFSRSKASMQTLLVKKNKLLMLPLLCGVSLSIFLCFYTSNIHFINTISKYIIIPFLSIIIISSSWILCQRINFKEVGIIRSLDKNSMGIYIIHHILIIAAISNTQLSVIIGTHYIVSPILLFLIGTLASWKISSLMKKYKFSSYYI; encoded by the coding sequence ATGAGAAACTTACAAGTTTCATATTTCAGAGTAGGAGCAATGATGATTGTTATTATTTATCATTGCTTATGTTATTATGGGGTATGGGCAGATTCTCCAATAACAAATCCTATTTATGTAGGATTATGTAAATTTATGAATTCTATAGATATGCCTGTGTTTTTTATTATTTCAGGCTTCCTTTATGCAGATAAATTATTAAATACAGGAAAATATAATAACTCGAAAGATTTTCTAAAGAAAAAGGTTAAAAGATTACTTATACCATATTTATTCTGGGGAATAGCCATAAATATTTTATTTATAAATAGATATCATTTTATATCCATGTTGGATGGACTTTCTCATCTTTGGTTCTTATTAACATTACTGGTGATTTTTATTATTGTACATTTAATGAGAAAAAAATGGATTGTAATGAAAATTTCTTCATTGTGTATTCTTATTTTTATACTTTTATTGATAACTCCACTTCGTATACTTATTCCATTTGATTTTCTAAGCATAAAACAAATATTGCAATATTTACCATACTTTTTTATTGGAATAATTTTTTCACGTTCTAAAGCATCAATGCAAACCTTATTAGTTAAAAAAAATAAACTGTTAATGCTTCCTTTATTGTGTGGCGTGAGCCTCTCTATATTCTTATGTTTTTATACAAGTAACATTCATTTTATAAATACTATCAGCAAATATATTATTATTCCTTTTCTTTCAATTATTATCATTTCATCTTCTTGGATATTATGTCAACGCATAAATTTTAAAGAAGTTGGTATAATTAGAAGTTTAGATAAAAATTCTATGGGTATTTATATTATTCATCATATTCTTATCATTGCTGCAATTAGTAATACGCAATTGTCTGTAATAATTGGAACACATTATATTGTCTCGCCTATTTTATTGTTTCTTATAGGTACTCTAGCATCATGGAAGATAAGTTCATTGATGAAAAAATATAAATTTAGTTCATACTATATATGA